In one Tessaracoccus palaemonis genomic region, the following are encoded:
- a CDS encoding PIG-L deacetylase family protein — translation MTDLSVQRLDDEGFRRVLCVVAHPDDVEYGLSACVHRWVRQGATVAYLLLTSGEAGMQTPPAEVGPLRAREQAAACAEVGVDDLTILDHPDGMLVYSLDLRRDIARRIREFRPDVVAVGSWEIEVGWGLNQADHRVAGLAALDAVRDADNTWVHPELADREGLPKWHVDRLLVYGHKEPTHGVPLSDDDVAAAVASLSRHEAYLADLPDHPAPADFIPDMLAQQGAAIDAAHGLLMHVFDL, via the coding sequence ATGACTGACCTGAGCGTGCAGCGGTTGGACGACGAGGGATTCCGGCGGGTGCTGTGCGTCGTCGCACACCCCGACGACGTCGAGTACGGCCTGTCGGCCTGCGTGCACCGCTGGGTGCGGCAGGGCGCGACGGTCGCCTATCTGCTGCTGACCTCGGGAGAGGCGGGGATGCAGACTCCCCCGGCCGAGGTCGGGCCCCTGCGGGCGAGGGAGCAGGCCGCCGCGTGCGCCGAGGTCGGCGTCGACGACCTGACGATCCTCGATCATCCCGACGGGATGCTCGTCTACTCGCTCGACCTGCGCCGCGACATCGCACGCAGGATCCGCGAGTTCCGGCCCGACGTGGTCGCCGTCGGGTCCTGGGAGATCGAGGTCGGTTGGGGGCTCAACCAGGCCGACCATCGCGTCGCCGGGCTCGCTGCCCTCGACGCCGTCCGCGACGCGGACAACACATGGGTGCACCCCGAGCTGGCGGACCGGGAGGGGCTGCCGAAGTGGCACGTCGACCGCCTGCTGGTCTACGGGCACAAGGAGCCGACGCACGGCGTGCCCCTGTCCGACGACGACGTCGCCGCCGCGGTCGCGTCGCTGAGCCGGCACGAGGCCTACCTCGCGGACCTGCCCGACCACCCGGCCCCGGCCGACTTCATCCCCGACATGCTCGCCCAGCAGGGGGCGGCGATCGACGCGGCCCACGGCCTGCTCATGCACGTCTTCGACCTGTAG
- a CDS encoding SDR family NAD(P)-dependent oxidoreductase, with the protein MDSTWAVVTGASSGLGVAFAHRLASEGANVVLAARSEDRLEQVAAELRSRHGVRTRVSPVDLSSPEGRAGFVEEVSRTPVSHLINNAGFGTLGEFADIDPARVTQELELDVVALTELSRAVTPGMVSRGRGAIVNVASTAAFQPIPGMAVYAAAKAYVLRFSCALWDELHATGVRAIALCPGPTQTAFFANAGNSEVMGRRRTPEQVVDTAWAGLKRHRPYTVDGLGNWGLALTAGLAPVRLQTLISRGIVSR; encoded by the coding sequence ATGGATTCAACCTGGGCAGTGGTGACCGGAGCCTCCTCGGGGCTCGGTGTGGCGTTCGCGCACCGGCTCGCGTCGGAGGGCGCGAACGTCGTGCTGGCGGCGCGCAGCGAGGACAGACTCGAGCAGGTCGCGGCCGAGCTGCGCAGCCGGCACGGCGTCCGCACGCGCGTGTCGCCGGTCGACCTCAGCTCCCCGGAGGGCCGGGCAGGCTTCGTCGAGGAGGTCTCACGGACTCCCGTCAGCCACCTGATCAACAACGCCGGCTTCGGCACGCTCGGCGAGTTCGCCGACATCGACCCGGCCAGGGTGACACAGGAGCTGGAGCTCGACGTCGTCGCGCTGACGGAGCTGAGCCGCGCGGTCACTCCGGGCATGGTGTCCCGGGGTCGCGGGGCGATCGTGAACGTCGCGTCGACGGCGGCCTTCCAGCCGATCCCCGGCATGGCCGTCTACGCCGCCGCGAAGGCCTACGTGCTGCGGTTCAGCTGCGCGCTGTGGGACGAGCTGCACGCCACCGGCGTGCGGGCGATCGCCCTGTGCCCAGGACCCACGCAGACGGCGTTCTTCGCCAACGCGGGCAACTCGGAGGTGATGGGGCGTCGCCGCACGCCGGAGCAGGTCGTCGACACGGCCTGGGCCGGTCTGAAGCGACACCGGCCCTACACCGTCGACGGGCTGGGCAACTGGGGGCTGGCGTTGACCGCCGGGCTGGCACCGGTGCGGCTGCAGACGCTGATCTCCCGGGGGATCGTCAGCCGCTGA
- a CDS encoding GerMN domain-containing protein, whose translation MKLYEEQGITLHRLVVLLGVEDASGRIVRSAMLALHRRGNRLIDPGERVEFMQEHAVHLARASRTVTSQLTLPAVAEPRQNDILRGIASLPPRMAEILVVSHYLSVFGPELAAIMRMSVRGCNQKLEISLETLRAKVGAAAAGGQPGSLESFSQEVTAALRASARQVQAPGTVTLEGELAQLSGQYRRHLAPRFVVLLTIIAILLGLLLAVLTRPQPTPAVLSQPTASSAPSVTSSRTLPAQVRNIAVYYVGRSDGLLHRELRDLPSAENLLNSVVEAVLTLVPLDPDYRSSWGPGQVLSVESAGDTVTIDLSAEAYAELTTDELAVQARNQMVFSVNALVGDADNAVFFLQDGAAPPDTFASEEGYTSRNAGVLAPLQISTPRNQAQLSVGRTSITGTIRDGASEPIVQVTDVDSGAVLATLEAELTGTVSDDGQKGWATAVSLGAGNYEVRVTTSWGAPPVEFLENKSIKIA comes from the coding sequence GTGAAGCTGTACGAGGAGCAGGGGATCACCCTGCACCGCCTCGTCGTGCTACTCGGCGTCGAGGACGCGTCCGGACGGATCGTGCGCAGCGCGATGCTGGCTCTCCATCGCCGCGGCAACCGCCTGATCGATCCGGGCGAGAGGGTCGAGTTCATGCAGGAGCACGCGGTGCACCTGGCCAGAGCATCCCGGACGGTGACGTCGCAGCTGACCCTGCCGGCCGTCGCGGAGCCACGCCAGAACGACATCCTCCGCGGCATCGCGTCCCTGCCCCCGCGGATGGCGGAGATCCTCGTCGTCAGCCATTACCTGTCGGTGTTCGGCCCAGAGCTGGCCGCCATCATGCGCATGTCGGTGCGCGGCTGCAACCAGAAGCTCGAGATCTCCCTGGAGACGCTGCGGGCCAAGGTGGGCGCCGCCGCGGCAGGAGGGCAGCCCGGCTCACTCGAGTCCTTCTCGCAGGAGGTGACCGCCGCCCTGAGAGCCTCCGCGCGTCAGGTCCAGGCACCCGGCACGGTAACGCTGGAGGGAGAGTTGGCGCAGCTCAGCGGCCAGTACCGGAGGCATCTGGCCCCTCGGTTCGTGGTGCTGCTGACGATCATCGCGATCCTGCTCGGTCTCCTGCTCGCCGTCCTCACCCGGCCGCAGCCCACGCCCGCGGTGCTCTCGCAGCCCACGGCCAGCTCCGCCCCCAGCGTCACCTCATCGCGGACCCTGCCGGCCCAGGTCCGCAACATCGCCGTGTACTACGTGGGGCGCTCCGACGGGCTGCTCCACCGCGAGCTGCGCGACCTGCCGAGCGCCGAGAACCTGCTGAACTCCGTTGTCGAGGCCGTCCTGACGCTCGTCCCGCTCGACCCCGACTACCGTTCGTCGTGGGGGCCCGGGCAGGTCCTGAGCGTCGAGAGCGCCGGCGACACGGTCACGATCGACCTGAGCGCCGAGGCCTACGCGGAGCTCACCACCGATGAACTCGCCGTGCAGGCGCGCAACCAGATGGTGTTCTCCGTCAACGCGCTGGTCGGGGATGCCGACAACGCCGTGTTCTTCCTGCAGGACGGCGCGGCCCCGCCCGATACCTTCGCGTCGGAGGAGGGGTACACGTCGCGCAACGCAGGCGTCCTCGCTCCCCTCCAGATCAGCACGCCGCGCAACCAGGCCCAGCTCTCCGTCGGCCGGACCAGCATCACGGGCACCATCCGCGACGGCGCATCGGAGCCCATCGTGCAGGTGACCGACGTGGATTCTGGCGCGGTGCTCGCGACGCTCGAGGCGGAGCTCACGGGAACAGTGAGCGACGATGGCCAGAAGGGCTGGGCCACGGCGGTCAGCCTGGGGGCCGGCAACTACGAGGTGCGCGTCACGACGTCGTGGGGGGCGCCGCCGGTCGAGTTCCTGGAGAACAAGTCGATCAAGATTGCCTGA
- the ccsB gene encoding c-type cytochrome biogenesis protein CcsB has product MSLSEWSYTAMVTAAVVYTVALIMHALEWSTARGLAALRPEDGSEDRARIRVDFFGRLGLMITVLGAALQASAVVLRGVAAQRAPWGNMYEFVSAALLFAVIVYLVLALRFGMRWLGVGVTLVLSVGLGLAVTEFYVDVAPLVPALHSVWFIIHIVAACISAAAFNIGAIAAIMYLIRDRAERKADEAGTGLVGYLAKLPTSRRLDLISYRLHAFAVPIWTFTIVAGAIWAQYAWGRFWNWDPKETWSLITWLVYVGYLHARATAGWRGRRVAIIAVVGVITFWFNFIGVNLLFSGLHSYSGI; this is encoded by the coding sequence ATGAGCCTGTCGGAATGGTCCTACACCGCGATGGTGACGGCCGCCGTCGTCTACACGGTTGCGCTCATCATGCACGCCCTCGAGTGGTCGACGGCGCGCGGGCTCGCTGCGCTCCGCCCCGAGGACGGCAGCGAGGACCGCGCGCGCATCCGGGTCGACTTCTTCGGCCGGCTCGGGCTCATGATCACCGTGCTCGGCGCAGCGCTCCAGGCATCCGCCGTGGTGCTCCGGGGGGTCGCGGCGCAGCGGGCCCCGTGGGGCAACATGTACGAGTTCGTGTCGGCTGCCCTGCTCTTCGCCGTGATCGTGTACCTGGTACTGGCCCTGCGGTTCGGGATGCGCTGGCTCGGCGTCGGCGTCACGCTGGTGCTCAGCGTAGGTCTCGGCCTCGCGGTCACCGAGTTCTACGTCGATGTGGCCCCCCTGGTGCCCGCTCTGCACAGCGTCTGGTTCATCATCCACATCGTCGCGGCGTGCATCTCCGCCGCCGCGTTCAACATCGGTGCGATCGCCGCGATCATGTACCTGATCCGGGACCGCGCCGAACGCAAGGCCGATGAGGCGGGGACGGGGCTCGTCGGGTACCTGGCGAAGCTGCCCACCTCAAGGCGGCTCGACCTGATCTCCTACCGGCTGCACGCGTTCGCCGTCCCGATCTGGACGTTCACGATCGTCGCCGGCGCCATCTGGGCCCAGTACGCGTGGGGCCGGTTCTGGAACTGGGACCCCAAGGAGACCTGGTCCCTGATCACGTGGCTCGTCTACGTCGGCTACCTGCACGCCCGCGCGACCGCCGGCTGGCGCGGGCGCCGCGTCGCCATCATCGCCGTGGTGGGCGTCATCACCTTCTGGTTCAACTTCATCGGCGTCAACCTGCTGTTCAGCGGGTTGCACTCCTACTCCGGGATCTGA